ggctactattcttatgaagttcacaaatcatcactgtcggattcggtcacagtgatggtattcgtcagagtaaactcactctgaatcgacaccaaagtgtaagggcacaaatactcaaagcggatatatGTCTTAACAATAAACGTGGTTCGGTCGTTGGAATGccaaactctaaatcccacttgagagtatccaatcataaactaactcggcatgcaatgtgccgagcctaataaactgtaacacctcactttgccgagaaggctaatgagatgacctcgatcaataaggattcggaaatccttctcgaccgagacttggatagataaccagtcacccTCGACACAGTGCTATCTATGTTgactgaagatgctgcgagactgGCTGGTTCTATGGTGacagtgctatctatgccgactgaagatatcaccgattgccttcatagtgctgtttatccaaactgaaggtgtgctggcgaaaaaagaaaaggaaaaaatctcaaggttgttgagagaatttgcgcagggcagttgtgtgttgaattggagggggctaTTCCGTTGCACAAcgcctctgtatttatagggacGTGTTGCATTGATCCCTGAGCATATTTTGCGTGGATCAGATTCATAATGTAACTATCTAACCAATTTAAAAACCTCCATCATTATCTTCTTTTCTCCTTATTTTGTCCATCATTATCTAAATATATGATAATCTCCATGTGCTGGAACCAAGGTGCAATTACGCACTtttcaaaaaattcaaacttgatcccatcttttccattttttcaaagCCCACAAGTTCCAACTTGATGCAATTTGCTTGATCAAATTCTTGGCACCCTGCCAAGAATATTCGGTTATCCATGCACGCAAAACAACCCTCTGTCGTCTAGGTGAATTCCAAACTCATTTGTTTACTAATTATCATCATCATTTAAATGGATAATAATCAATTTGTAGCACGCCACTTGAATCTATCAGTCACCTAAACTGATCACACCCACACATCCACACGCCAAACATTCAGATTAACTTGAATTATTATCACCATCATTTAAATGGATAATAATCAATTTGTAGCACGCCACTTGAATCTATCAGTCACCTAAACTGATCACACCCACACATCCACATGCCAAACATTCAGATTAACTTGAATTATGCTACTGTGTTTCCAGCTGGAATCTttcataataaattattattaaaagataattatgataaaaatcataacaTTATCCCTTAATAATAACCAAAATGAATTATCTCAACTTTTCATCTGACGGTGTGAAGTTATGCTTTCTCAATGACCTTGATTGCATGGATCGACGGTGTAAATTTTGGTTGATTCTCCACTGCTTGCGTGTAAGAAACCCGGTGTGTCTTAGGGGtaactttgtcctttttacccaaaaatccacgtgtcgcctcttgattatttttggctccacaagtgcccccacacctgttgggctgctcgtaggaaagggcagtaggtgtagagatcttcttgctctaggaaacttaggactgctttttattttgatgtagattctctctttaatatgaaattagatccttctaggaaagggaaataaatttctttcAACGCCtttttaagtctaccttaagtgggttattaaatcaactttggagagtgattcattctaccctacaagagagagagcttagaggatatttgttccccctcctctagcaatcttctacatcttgctcgtgcaaaggatcgtctttctttgctttcttcgtcttttcTGGGCCACATCGATGCAAGAAAAACTTAAttcttcttgtcttcttcttgggtggtGCTGCCACGGGGTAGTCGTCGAGGTGATGCGGCACGTCGACTGGCAGGGGCCAGAAGTCGGTTTGGCATGGGCCAAGGAAGTGGTTGACATTGGTCATTGCTTGCGTTGCTCAGCTTGATTAAAGCTAAAGGTTGGCTCGGCATGGGTCGAGGAAGTGGCCTAGCATGGGCAACGGTTTGGGCTGCCATGTCTGGACtgaggaaactgcttgagtttgatttctttgCTGCCGTAGATGGAGCAATCAAGGATAGGGCTGTCAAGATCGGAACTGCCGAAGATGAAGTGTTGGATAAGCGAACTATTAAGTGCAAAAAATGGTTGCTGcctagttgatcttcaagcattcgatcttttaAACTATGTGACATTCTCACATTAAAGAGCTTACCCAGGTGGGTGTCGggaaattagtttaccctttcgcactggagagcaattagtttaccctctcacactggagagcaattagtttaacctatcgtactggagagcagacccttttgggtgtcggggaattggtttacctttcgcactggagagcaattagtttaacctCTCACATTGGAGAGTATACCCTtttgggtgttggggaattggtttacgctctcgcactggagagcaatttgtttaacctattgcactggagagcagacccttttgggtgtcggggaattggtttaccctctcgcactggagatcaattagtttaccctctcacactgtaaagcaattagtttaaccTTTCGCACTGGAAAGCAGACCAttttgggtgtcggggaattagtttaccctatcgcacttgagagcaattagtttaccttctcacactggagagcaattagtttaacttctcgcactggagaacagacccttttgggtgttggggaattggtttaccatctcgtactggagagcaattagtttatcttcttgcactggagagcaaacccagaAAGGGTTTTGAGCAATTGTTGTGGATAGTAGTTGAGCTAGGCTTATGAATAacttcttgaatcttcattgagaataaagaaataaatcaacTGTGCTGGAAGgtagaaactgcataacaaACTGGATATTCTTCGGCTTGTGAAGCCTTGTTCGtcaagctgcttgagtcttcgaaCTTATTTGGAAAAAAATCTAAACGTGGTTTAGGGGGTGATGGGAACTTCCTCTGCTTGTGTAGGCCGTTTTGTTGACCTGTCAAGATACTCATCGCATCGGCCCTCATTTTGTCAGCTTCTCAAGGTACTGCTTCCACTTTAGGCATCCGTTGATAATGTGGCCTGGTCCTGATAGAATACACAATATTTTGTATGATCCAGCCTGGTAAGATCGCCTTTCATGGGTGGCGGCAGTTCGAACCAAGGTTCATTCTTGAGCTTGCGGAGAATTTGACCGATTGGAACTGTGAACTTGGTAAATGTTTCAAGCGCTGAGTCTTCTCTAGTCGGGGAACGTTCTATGTGCTTCTTTTCCGACTCATTTTTATTAGATTGCTTGGCCTCGTCCCATAATGCATGCTTTTCTGCCAAAACATACGAAGCTGTTAGGATTAATTCTTCTcccatgatcaatttttcgaataaAGGATGTTCGGTGGGAAGCCCATTTCTGAATGCTGCCATTGCTATGTCTTCGTTGCAGCCAACAATCTTGGCCTTCTCCACCTTGAACCTCTTGACATAGTTGCGAATTGTCTCCCAAAGGTCTTTTACGATGCTGAAGAGATGGTCGGATGTCATTTTGATTGAGTGGTTAAATGAATACTTCTTagtgaaaacaaaggaaagttcGTTAAAACTTCGGATCGACTGCGGTGGTAGAGTGTGAAACCAGTCTTGCACATTGCCTTGTagagttgtggcaaaaattttaCACATAAACGCATCGTTGTTCCTGTAAAGGATCATGGTACTGCGATAATATTTGAGATGTTGATCCGGATCTTCGTCTCCCTTGTACGGAATGAAGTGAGGCATAGTGAACCCGCGAGGTGGATCTATCCACTCGATCTCATTCGTGAATGGTGacatgcttatgttggtcatgtctcgtTGAAGCGTATCATTAGCAGCTTTGTTTCGTTGGAAATTACGTAGTCATTCAGTTAGGAGCCTatcaacttcttcttgaatttgcctctgCTGGGGCAATGGAATTTTCGATTGCCCCCGGTCGTAACCTATAGGTTTGGGCCATTCTTCCCTCTGCTCGACTTGTCTATGTCGCGGCTGCGGTGCATATGGCATTTTCCTGGCAAGCGAACGGGTT
This genomic interval from Malus domestica chromosome 05, GDT2T_hap1 contains the following:
- the LOC103445266 gene encoding uncharacterized protein, with the protein product MTNISMSPFTNEIEWIDPPRGFTMPHFIPYKGDEDPDQHLKYYRSTMILYRNNDAFMCKIFATTLQGNVQDWFHTLPPQSIRSFNELSFVFTKKYSFNHSIKMTSDHLFSIVKDLWETIRNYVKRFKVEKAKIVGCNEDIAMAAFRNGLPTEHPLFEKLIMGEELILTASYVLAEKHALWDEAKQSNKNESEKKHIERSPTREDSALETFTKFTVPIGQILRKLKNEPWFELPPPMKGDLTRLDHTKYCVFYQDQATLSTDA